In the genome of Bosea sp. ANAM02, the window CGGCTCGATTCCAATCTCCGGCATTCGACCGTGATCGGCATCGTCGGGGCCGGCGGCATCGGGCAGACGCTCTCGGCCTCTTTCTCGCGCTATGACTTCGACTTCGCCAGCGCGATCCTGCTGACGATCGCCGCCATGGTCGCCTTCGGCGAATGGTTCAGCGACTGGGCCCGGCGGAGGCTGAGATGACCGCGCATCCGCTTCCGCAGGACCGCGCGCCGATGCGAGGCTATCCCGACCATTGGGAACGCTATTCGCTGCGTGAGCGCATCGTGCAGTGGATCTGGCTCGGCGGCATCGCGATCGCCGCTGCGTGGTCGGTCTCGGCGCTCGATATCGAATGGGCTTTCTTCGCCGATGCGCATGAGCAGGCGGCCGACCTGATCGCGCGGATGTGGCCGCCGCGCTGGTCCTATCTGCCGCGTATCGTCCAGCCGCTGATCGAGACGCTGCATATTGCGACGCTCGGCACGATGATCGCCATCGTCTTCGCCCTGCCGGTCGCCTTCCTCGCGGCGCGCAACACTACCTACAACCAGGCGACCTGGCTGCTCGGCCGGGCCATGCTGGTCCTGTCGCGCTCGATCAACACGGTGATCTGGGGCCTCGTCTTCGTCGCGATCTTCGGGCCGGGGCCGGTCGCCGGCATCTGCGCGGTGGCGGCGCGCTCGGTCGGCTTCATCGCCAAGCTCGTCGCCGAGGCGATCGAGGAAGTCGATGCCGGCCAGATCGAGGCGGTGGAATCAACCGGCGCCAGCACCTTGCAGGTCTATGGCGTCGCGATCCTGCCGCAGATCCTGCCCGTGCTGATCGGCACCTCGATCTATCGCTGGGACATCAATGTGCGCGAGTCGAGCGTGCTCGGCTTCGTCGGCGCGGGCGGCATCGGGCTCCTGCTCTACGCCTCGATCAACCAGTTCGCCTGGTCGCAGGCGATCGTGATCCTGATCGCCATCCTCGGCATCGTCATCATCAGCGAGGCGCTTTCGGCTTATGTCCGCTCCCGCATTGTCTGAGCCAGCGGGGGGGACCGCCTTTCCCGTCGGCCTCTCCGCCCTCGTCAACCGCTATGACGGCTTCCTCCTCGACCAATGGGGCGTGCTGCATGACGGCACGCGGCCCTATCCCGATGCCGTCGACTGCCTCGAACGCCTGCGGGCCGCCGGCAAGGCGGTGATCATCCTCTCCAATTCCGGCCGGAGCGGGCGCGACAACGAGGGTGTGCTCGCCGGCATGGGCTTCCCCCGCCATCTCTATGACCGCGTGGCCTCGGCAGGGGACGACGCGCGCGACGCCCTGCTGACGCGGTCCGAGCCGGCCTATCGCGATCTCGGCTCGCGCTGCCTGCTGCTGGCGCGACCGGGCGAGGATCGTCTGGCGAGCGGGCTCGGCCTGACGCTGGTGGAGACGCCGGAGGCGGCCGATTTCCTGTTCGTGATGAGCATGGATCCCGACAGCCAGTCGGTCGCGGGCTGGAAGCCTGTGCTGGAGCAGGCCTTGTTACGCGACCTGCCGATGATCTGCGGCAATCCCGACCGCTATCGTGTCCATGCCGACGGCACGCTCCACGAAGCACCGGGGCTCGCCGCTCTGATCTACGAGGAGATGGGCGGGACGGTGCATTACCATGGCAAGCCGCATCCGCGGATCTACCGGAGCTGCCTGGACTATCTGGATCGCCCTGCCGGGCGCCTGCTCGCCATCGGGGATTCGTTGGAGCACGACGTTGCCGGCGCCAACCGGGCCGGGATCGACGTCGCCTTCATCGCGGGCGGCATCCATCGCGGCGATCTCGACTGGGACGGGGACGGCAAGGTCGACCCCGAAAGCTGCCGCCGATTGTTCGCGCGCGAGGGCCTGCGGCCGCGCTACGGCCTGTCCGGGTTCGCCTGGAGCTGATCCCGAGCGGATACTTTCCGGGACGTTCCGCTCGCTGGAGGATTGCCGAGCGAAGCGGATGCCGGTTTGCGTGAAGACAAGGCGTTGAAACAAGTAGCGCCAGCCCGGCCGCTCAGTAGACGGCGGTCGCCTCGACCTCGACGACGAGCTCCGGCCGGCTGAAGCCGGACACGATCACCAGGGTCGAGGCCGGCTTGACCGGGCAATCGGCCAGCGCCGCGTCGCGCGCCTGCATATAGGCGGGCATGTGCCTGCGGTCGGTGACGAAGGCGTTGAGGCGCACGACATTCGCCATGGACAGGCCGCCCTCGCGCAGGATCGCGGCGATATTCCCGAAGCAGATGCGGGCCTGTTCGACGGCATCCTCCGGGATGCTCCCGTCCGGTGCGACGCCGAGCTGGCCGGAGGTGACGAGCACGCCCTGTGCAACTGCCTTCAGGCCATGGGAATATTGCCCGAAGGGCGGATAGAGCGAAGCGGGTACAAGCGGCTGTTTCATGAGCAGTTGATCCGGAAGGCGTATCGGGCCGGCTTACTATCATGCCGGCCGATATCGAGCGAGGCGGGCTGGAAACTCTCGGTCCCACGGCGAAGGCGGGATGCCTGTCCTGGCGGCAGGGGGTTCATCGTCGGTGAGCGGTCGGCGCGGTTTCGGATGAAGTTTGCCTTCGATCAAGGAAGCCATCGGCAAAACCCGCTAGCTCGGCTCCAGGACAACCGCCCGGAGCTGACCGATGCAGGCCGCGCCATACCGAGACGAACGGCTTCCACGCTATACGAGCTATCCGACCGCTCCGCATTTCAGCGGCGCAGTCGACGCGGAAACCTATGCCGGCTGGCTGAAGGAGCTGGCGGCGGGGACCACCGCCTCGCTCTACCTGCATGTGCCGTTCTGCCGCTCGATGTGCTGGTATTGCGGTTGCCACACCACCGTGGCGCTGCGCAACGGGCCGATCGTCGATTATCTGGCGGCCTTGCGCGGGGAGATCGCGCTGGTCGCGGAAAAACTCGTCGCGCCGCTCGACGTCCGCCATGTCCATTTCGGCGGGGGTACGCCGACGATCCTGGAGCCTCGGGATTTTGCCGCGCTGGTTGCGCTGCTGCGGCAGCATTTCGGGCTGCGCCGGTCAGCCGAGATCGCGGTCGAGATCGATCCGCGCCGGCTCGGGGCCGGCATGATCGCAGCGCTTGCAGAGGCGGGCGTCAACCGCGCGAGCCTCGGGGTGCAGAGCTTCGATCCCGCCGTGCAGAAGGCGATCAACCGCATCCAGAGCGTCGAGCAGACGGCGGCGGTCGTCGCCGGCCTGCGCGGCGCCGGCATTGCGGCCGTCAGTTTCGACCTGATCTATGGTTTGCCGCTGCAGACGCTTCAGTCCTGCTTCGACACCGTCGAGCATTGCCTGGCCATGCGGCCGGACCGGCTCTCGATCTTCGGTTATGCGCATGTGCCCGCCTTCAAGAAGCATCAGCGCCGCATCGCCGCCGCTGAACTGCCGGATGGCGAGGCGCGACACGAGCAGGCGGAGGCCATGGCGCAGCGGCTGGTCGAAGCCGGCTATGTCCGCATCGGGCTCGACCATTTCGCTCTGCCCGAAGACCCGATGGCGCGGGCGCTGAAGCAGGGCGGGCTTCACCGCAATTTCCAGGGCTATACCACCGATCGCTGCGAGGCCCTGATCGGGTTCGGCGCCTCGGCGATCGGGCGGCTGCCCCAGGGCTATGTCCAGAACGAGGTCGTGATCGGCCGTTATGCCGAGCGTATCGCCGACAGCGCCTTGCCGACGGGGCGGGGCTATCGCCTCACCGCCGAGGATCGCCTGCGCGCCGAACTGATCGAGCGGGTGATGTGCGACCTCGCGGTCGATATCGACGCCGTCTGCCTCCGGCATCGCGCCGACCCGAACATCCTCGAAAGCTCCCTGCGGCGGCTCGGCCGGCTCTCCGAGGAAGGCGTGGTGCGTCTCGACGGTCATCGGGTCTCGCTACCCGACGAAGCGCGCCTTCTGGTGCGCAAGGTCGCCTCGGCCTTCGACGCCCATATCGATCAGACGCCGCGGCAATACAGCCGGGCGGTCTGACCCAGAGACCGGCTGCGGCGTCAGTAGGAACGCGGCATGCCGAGGACGTGCTCGGCGATGAAGGAGAGGATCAGGTTCGTGGAGATCGGCGCGACCTGATAGAGCCGCGTCTCCCTGAACTTGCGCTCGACATCGTATTCCTCCGCGAAGCCGAAGCCGCCATGGGTCTGGACACAGGCATTGGCCGCTTCGAATGAGGCGTCCGCCGCCAGCATCTTGGCCATGTTGGCTTCCGCGCCCGGATTGGCGCCTGCCTCATAGAGCCGGATTGCCTCGCGCACCATCAATTCAGCAGCGCGCATGTTGGCGTAAGCCTTGGCGATCGGGAACTGGATGCCCTGGTTCTGGCCGATCGGCCGGCCGAAGACATGGCGTTCCTTCGCGTAGTTCGAGGCCTTGTCGATGAACCATTTGGCGTCGCCGACGCATTCCGACGCAATCAGGATGCGCTCGGCATTCATGCCGGAGAGGATGTAGCGGAAGCCCTTGCCCTCCTCGCCGACGAGGTTCGCGACCGGGACCTTCACATTGTCGAAGAAGACCTCGGTGGTGGCATGGTTCATCATCGTGCGGATCGGCCGGATGGTCAGCCCATCCTTCAGCGCCTCGCGCATGTCGAGAATGAAGACCGAGAGCCCGTCGGTGCGCTTCGCGACCTGATCGCGCGGCGTGGTGCGGGCGAGCAGCAGCATCAGGTCGGACTGCGCGGCGCGGCTGGTCCAGATCTTCTGGCCATTGACGACGTAGTGATCGCCCTCGCGGCGGGCGGTGGTGCGCAGCGCCGTGGTGTCGGTGCCGCTGGTCGGCTCGGTGACGCCGAAAGCCTGGAGGCGCAGTTCGCCCGAGGCGATCTTCGGGAGGTAGCGCTGCTTCTGATCCTCGGTGCCGTGCCTGAGTACCGTGCCCATCACATACATCTGGGCGTGACAGGCGGCGCCGTTGCAGCCCTGCCTCTGAATCTCCTCCATGATGACAGCCGCCGCAGAGAGCGTGAGCCCGGCCCCGCCATACTCTTCGGGTATCAACGCCGAGAGGAAGCCGCTTTCGGTCAGCGCCGCCACGAACTCCGTCGGATAGGCCATCTCGCGGTCGAGCCTGCGCCAGTATTCGCCCGGATAATCCGCGCAGAGCCTGGCGACGGCGTCGCGGATGTCGGCATGATCGGGAGCGTGCTGCATGCTGGTCTCGGAGCTGGCG includes:
- a CDS encoding TIGR01459 family HAD-type hydrolase; protein product: MSEPAGGTAFPVGLSALVNRYDGFLLDQWGVLHDGTRPYPDAVDCLERLRAAGKAVIILSNSGRSGRDNEGVLAGMGFPRHLYDRVASAGDDARDALLTRSEPAYRDLGSRCLLLARPGEDRLASGLGLTLVETPEAADFLFVMSMDPDSQSVAGWKPVLEQALLRDLPMICGNPDRYRVHADGTLHEAPGLAALIYEEMGGTVHYHGKPHPRIYRSCLDYLDRPAGRLLAIGDSLEHDVAGANRAGIDVAFIAGGIHRGDLDWDGDGKVDPESCRRLFAREGLRPRYGLSGFAWS
- the phnE gene encoding phosphonate ABC transporter, permease protein PhnE; its protein translation is MTAHPLPQDRAPMRGYPDHWERYSLRERIVQWIWLGGIAIAAAWSVSALDIEWAFFADAHEQAADLIARMWPPRWSYLPRIVQPLIETLHIATLGTMIAIVFALPVAFLAARNTTYNQATWLLGRAMLVLSRSINTVIWGLVFVAIFGPGPVAGICAVAARSVGFIAKLVAEAIEEVDAGQIEAVESTGASTLQVYGVAILPQILPVLIGTSIYRWDINVRESSVLGFVGAGGIGLLLYASINQFAWSQAIVILIAILGIVIISEALSAYVRSRIV
- a CDS encoding acyl-CoA dehydrogenase family protein, with the protein product MQHAPDHADIRDAVARLCADYPGEYWRRLDREMAYPTEFVAALTESGFLSALIPEEYGGAGLTLSAAAVIMEEIQRQGCNGAACHAQMYVMGTVLRHGTEDQKQRYLPKIASGELRLQAFGVTEPTSGTDTTALRTTARREGDHYVVNGQKIWTSRAAQSDLMLLLARTTPRDQVAKRTDGLSVFILDMREALKDGLTIRPIRTMMNHATTEVFFDNVKVPVANLVGEEGKGFRYILSGMNAERILIASECVGDAKWFIDKASNYAKERHVFGRPIGQNQGIQFPIAKAYANMRAAELMVREAIRLYEAGANPGAEANMAKMLAADASFEAANACVQTHGGFGFAEEYDVERKFRETRLYQVAPISTNLILSFIAEHVLGMPRSY
- the hemN gene encoding oxygen-independent coproporphyrinogen III oxidase encodes the protein MQAAPYRDERLPRYTSYPTAPHFSGAVDAETYAGWLKELAAGTTASLYLHVPFCRSMCWYCGCHTTVALRNGPIVDYLAALRGEIALVAEKLVAPLDVRHVHFGGGTPTILEPRDFAALVALLRQHFGLRRSAEIAVEIDPRRLGAGMIAALAEAGVNRASLGVQSFDPAVQKAINRIQSVEQTAAVVAGLRGAGIAAVSFDLIYGLPLQTLQSCFDTVEHCLAMRPDRLSIFGYAHVPAFKKHQRRIAAAELPDGEARHEQAEAMAQRLVEAGYVRIGLDHFALPEDPMARALKQGGLHRNFQGYTTDRCEALIGFGASAIGRLPQGYVQNEVVIGRYAERIADSALPTGRGYRLTAEDRLRAELIERVMCDLAVDIDAVCLRHRADPNILESSLRRLGRLSEEGVVRLDGHRVSLPDEARLLVRKVASAFDAHIDQTPRQYSRAV
- a CDS encoding Rid family hydrolase, translating into MKQPLVPASLYPPFGQYSHGLKAVAQGVLVTSGQLGVAPDGSIPEDAVEQARICFGNIAAILREGGLSMANVVRLNAFVTDRRHMPAYMQARDAALADCPVKPASTLVIVSGFSRPELVVEVEATAVY